A DNA window from Sphingopyxis macrogoltabida contains the following coding sequences:
- a CDS encoding TetR/AcrR family transcriptional regulator encodes MAGRTPKNTVQDWIEAAQRTLVDEGIAGLKVDRLANRLGVTRGGFYHNFKDRDEFFEQIIRHWENSCRFLPDDPPPPRPGDAIEWLDRTIGRLIESDGYDYRFDLAVREWARADKRAEWAVERADRERLDTLQKFFEAIGCDKEHAAIRARVFYYHQIGYYAIGVRQSIAERRRNAELYMDILCGEEELKAARAAAAKGRKARAA; translated from the coding sequence ATGGCTGGACGCACGCCGAAAAATACGGTGCAGGACTGGATCGAGGCCGCGCAGCGAACGCTGGTCGACGAAGGCATCGCCGGGCTGAAGGTCGATCGCCTCGCCAACCGGCTTGGCGTGACGCGCGGCGGATTCTATCATAATTTCAAGGATCGCGACGAATTCTTCGAACAGATCATCCGGCATTGGGAGAATAGCTGCCGCTTTCTCCCCGACGATCCGCCGCCGCCGCGCCCGGGCGATGCCATCGAATGGCTCGATCGCACGATCGGCAGGCTGATCGAATCCGACGGTTATGATTACCGGTTCGACCTTGCCGTGCGCGAATGGGCCCGCGCCGACAAGCGTGCCGAATGGGCGGTCGAACGCGCCGACCGCGAGCGGCTCGATACGCTGCAGAAATTCTTCGAGGCGATCGGCTGCGACAAGGAGCATGCGGCGATCCGCGCCCGCGTCTTCTATTACCACCAGATCGGCTATTATGCGATCGGGGTCCGGCAGAGCATCGCCGAACGCCGCCGCAACGCCGAACTCTATATGGACATATTGTGCGGCGAAGAGGAACTGAAAGCCGCGCGCGCCGCCGCCGCAAAGGGACGCAAGGCCCGCGCCGCCTGA
- a CDS encoding magnesium and cobalt transport protein CorA, whose protein sequence is MPIKAARVYHDGKLVRELGADEAIPEDCDEGDFFWLGLYEPTPGELAAIAKRFGLHPLAVEDALKANQLPKVEAYGDQLFVITRTANLDGDTIQPGETAFFLGPHFFVSVRHGSARTHTDVRARLETLPAKLAHGPDYVLYAILDFIVDGYFPVIDAIEDRLLLVEDSVMDTPLDAAEIRHLYAQRHEIIRFQRFVGMMKEVANSLATDDDLPNIDAAVRPFFRDIWDHVQRAEFRLSGLRDIAASVIETNGMLEQQRQGVITRQLAAWAAILAVPTAIAGIYGMNFEHMPELGWTFGYPLIVGAMATICAGLYWRFKSIGWL, encoded by the coding sequence CCGCGTCTATCATGACGGCAAGCTCGTCCGCGAACTTGGCGCGGACGAGGCGATCCCGGAGGATTGCGACGAGGGCGATTTCTTCTGGCTCGGCCTTTACGAACCGACGCCGGGCGAGCTGGCTGCGATCGCCAAGCGTTTCGGCCTCCATCCGCTCGCGGTCGAGGATGCGCTGAAGGCGAACCAGTTGCCGAAGGTCGAGGCCTATGGCGACCAGCTTTTCGTCATCACCCGCACCGCCAATCTCGACGGCGACACGATCCAGCCCGGCGAGACCGCCTTCTTCCTCGGCCCGCATTTCTTCGTCAGCGTCCGCCACGGGTCGGCGCGCACGCACACCGACGTGCGGGCGCGGCTCGAAACGCTACCGGCCAAGCTCGCGCACGGGCCCGACTATGTCCTCTATGCGATCCTCGATTTCATCGTCGACGGCTATTTCCCGGTGATCGATGCGATCGAGGACCGGTTGCTACTGGTCGAGGACAGCGTGATGGACACGCCGCTCGACGCCGCCGAAATCCGGCACCTCTATGCCCAGCGGCACGAGATCATCCGGTTCCAGCGTTTCGTCGGGATGATGAAGGAGGTCGCGAACAGCCTCGCGACCGACGACGACCTGCCCAATATCGATGCGGCGGTCCGCCCCTTCTTTCGCGACATCTGGGACCATGTCCAGCGCGCCGAATTCCGCCTGAGCGGGCTCCGCGATATCGCCGCCTCGGTGATCGAGACCAACGGCATGCTCGAACAGCAGCGGCAGGGCGTGATCACCCGCCAGCTCGCCGCCTGGGCCGCGATCCTTGCGGTGCCGACCGCGATCGCCGGGATCTACGGGATGAATTTCGAGCATATGCCCGAGCTCGGCTGGACCTTCGGCTACCCGCTGATCGTCGGCGCGATGGCAACGATCTGCGCCGGGCTGTACTGGCGGTTCAAGAGCATCGGCTGGCTCTAG
- a CDS encoding septal ring lytic transglycosylase RlpA family protein: MLYRPAGLAAAMLMLSACAGGNFRPVSDTPVRIGKPYAVRGITYVPAAAPTYDMVGYASWYGSESGNRTANGEQFRPGWITAAHTTLPLPTYVEVTALDTGRRIIVRVNDRGPFAAGRIIDLSRGAAEELGMKAQGHAAVRVRRVEPSEKDRKRLRKGKAAAALSPVPQRELEKLRQRLPAKAR; this comes from the coding sequence ATGCTGTACCGTCCGGCAGGTTTGGCAGCCGCCATGCTGATGCTCTCGGCCTGCGCGGGCGGCAATTTCCGGCCGGTGAGCGACACGCCGGTGCGGATCGGCAAGCCCTATGCGGTGCGCGGCATCACCTATGTCCCCGCCGCCGCGCCAACCTATGACATGGTCGGTTATGCAAGCTGGTACGGCAGCGAGTCGGGCAACCGCACCGCCAACGGCGAACAATTCCGTCCCGGCTGGATTACCGCCGCGCACACGACGCTGCCCCTCCCCACCTATGTCGAAGTGACCGCGCTCGATACCGGACGCCGCATCATCGTGCGGGTCAACGATCGCGGGCCCTTTGCCGCCGGCCGGATCATCGATCTGTCGCGCGGCGCCGCCGAAGAACTGGGTATGAAGGCGCAGGGTCATGCGGCGGTGCGGGTGCGGCGGGTCGAACCGTCCGAGAAGGACCGCAAGCGCCTGCGCAAGGGAAAGGCGGCGGCGGCGCTGTCCCCGGTGCCGCAGCGCGAACTCGAAAAATTGCGCCAGCGGCTTCCCGCAAAGGCCCGCTAG
- a CDS encoding DUF3422 family protein, translating into MRHSDFGLEDHPLRAALSSEMHVRKLPPMAAPTRMMQVVLSGDRGDIALERHKLAELFAFDAAEAKDGANFLLGERADMRIVWERHTEFSSYMFIRAGAFDDPFDPDAFAAIPDRWFADLPGKVVRATQFAFSDAAIADRAAEYFSAEDLVVCDVADGAGRIWSDFRIHKDGFGRLLLADKGLTGPEASLVVQRLQELGNYRNMALLGLPMAQRLTPDVSGFEARLAALSSAIAAGESADETLLRDLSALSAELAGVVAETRYRMSASRAYSEISHDRLASLRVGRVQGYQTLADFTDRRLLPAVRTCISFSARLEDLSQRLAWTSSLMRTRVDTALSRQNRDLLASMDRRTDLQLRLQQTVEGLSVVAISYYLVGLIGYASKGLALGEAGHGVLMAIAVPIALAVTWLGMRRIRRQFAHE; encoded by the coding sequence ATGCGGCACAGCGATTTTGGCCTCGAAGATCATCCGCTGCGGGCGGCGCTGTCGAGCGAGATGCATGTCCGCAAGCTGCCTCCGATGGCCGCCCCGACACGCATGATGCAGGTCGTGCTGTCCGGCGACCGCGGCGACATCGCGCTCGAACGGCACAAGCTTGCCGAGTTGTTCGCATTCGATGCTGCGGAGGCGAAGGACGGGGCGAATTTCCTGCTCGGCGAACGCGCCGACATGCGCATCGTGTGGGAACGGCACACCGAATTTTCGAGCTATATGTTCATCCGCGCGGGCGCCTTCGACGACCCCTTCGATCCGGATGCCTTCGCCGCGATCCCCGACCGCTGGTTTGCGGATCTGCCGGGGAAGGTGGTTCGGGCAACGCAATTCGCCTTTTCCGATGCGGCGATCGCCGATCGCGCCGCCGAATATTTTTCGGCCGAAGACCTTGTCGTCTGCGACGTCGCCGACGGTGCGGGCCGGATCTGGTCCGATTTCCGCATCCACAAGGACGGCTTCGGGCGGCTGCTGCTCGCGGACAAGGGGTTGACCGGACCCGAGGCGTCGCTCGTCGTCCAGCGCCTTCAGGAACTCGGCAATTATCGCAACATGGCGCTGCTCGGCCTGCCGATGGCGCAGCGGCTGACGCCCGACGTGTCGGGGTTCGAGGCGCGGCTGGCCGCCCTGTCGTCGGCGATTGCGGCGGGCGAAAGCGCCGACGAAACACTGTTGCGCGACCTGTCGGCGCTCAGCGCCGAACTCGCCGGCGTCGTCGCCGAAACCCGGTACCGGATGAGCGCGTCGCGCGCCTATTCGGAAATCTCGCACGACCGGCTCGCCAGCCTGCGCGTCGGGCGGGTGCAGGGGTATCAGACGCTGGCCGATTTCACCGACCGCCGCCTGCTGCCGGCGGTGCGGACCTGCATCTCCTTTTCCGCCCGCCTCGAGGACCTGTCACAACGGCTCGCATGGACGAGCTCGCTGATGCGGACGCGCGTCGATACCGCGCTGTCGCGCCAGAACCGCGACCTGCTCGCGTCGATGGATCGCCGCACCGACCTGCAACTCCGGCTGCAACAGACGGTCGAAGGGCTGTCGGTCGTCGCGATCAGCTATTATCTGGTCGGGCTGATCGGCTATGCCAGCAAGGGTCTTGCGCTCGGCGAGGCGGGGCACGGCGTGCTGATGGCGATCGCCGTCCCCATCGCACTCGCGGTGACCTGGCTCGGGATGCGGCGAATCCGGCGGCAGTTTGCGCACGAATGA
- a CDS encoding M20/M25/M40 family metallo-hydrolase: MKKLISAAALLAVLAPAVAQAADPRPDQLAFRELYRELVETNTTLSSGSCTLASERMAARLKAAGFADDRLTLFATPEHPKEGGLVAVYPGTAKAAKPILLVAHIDVVEAKREDWERDPFKLIEEGGYFYGRGTLDDKAQAAVWVDTLIRFKQQGHKPKRTVKLALTCGEETNGAFNGVEWLAANKRDLIDAEFALNEGGGGDSDGKGKVLGQSVQVGEKTFANFRLETRNPGGHSSVPVRDNAIYQLSRALTKIDEYEFPVEMTDVTRRFFAEAGAARGDETGNAMAALAKNPADKAALAIVDKDRFLHGNIRTTCVATLLDGGHAPNALPQRAGANINCRIFPGHSIESIKAELEKVIGDPGVAVTQLPPKRPAPPAPPLDPKIIGPMEKLVAQYWPGLKVIPSMANGYTDATFLGAVGIPTYGIPGIWGDPDGNGVHGLNERVEVKAVYVGRDYMFDLVKAYADKP, from the coding sequence ATGAAGAAACTGATCTCCGCCGCGGCCCTGCTTGCTGTGCTCGCGCCCGCGGTTGCCCAGGCCGCCGATCCCCGCCCCGATCAACTGGCCTTCCGCGAGCTTTACCGGGAGCTTGTCGAAACCAACACGACGCTGTCGTCGGGCAGTTGCACGCTCGCGTCCGAACGGATGGCGGCGCGGCTCAAGGCGGCGGGTTTTGCCGACGACCGGTTGACCTTGTTCGCGACGCCCGAGCATCCGAAGGAGGGCGGTCTCGTCGCCGTCTATCCCGGCACCGCCAAGGCGGCGAAACCGATCCTGCTCGTTGCGCATATCGACGTCGTCGAGGCGAAGCGTGAGGATTGGGAGCGCGATCCGTTCAAGCTGATCGAGGAAGGCGGCTATTTCTACGGCCGCGGCACGCTCGACGACAAGGCGCAGGCGGCGGTGTGGGTCGACACGCTGATCCGCTTCAAACAGCAAGGCCATAAGCCCAAACGCACGGTCAAGCTGGCGCTGACCTGCGGCGAAGAAACGAACGGCGCGTTCAACGGCGTCGAATGGCTCGCCGCGAACAAGCGCGACCTGATCGACGCCGAATTCGCGCTCAACGAGGGTGGGGGCGGCGACAGCGACGGGAAGGGCAAGGTGCTCGGCCAGTCGGTGCAGGTCGGCGAAAAGACCTTCGCCAATTTCCGCCTCGAAACGCGTAACCCGGGCGGGCACAGTTCGGTACCGGTGCGCGACAATGCGATCTATCAGCTATCGCGCGCGCTGACCAAGATCGACGAATATGAATTTCCCGTCGAAATGACCGACGTGACGCGGCGCTTCTTTGCCGAAGCGGGCGCGGCGCGCGGCGACGAGACGGGAAATGCAATGGCGGCGCTGGCGAAGAACCCCGCCGACAAGGCGGCGCTGGCGATCGTCGACAAGGACCGTTTCCTCCACGGCAATATCCGCACCACGTGCGTCGCGACGTTGCTCGACGGCGGGCACGCGCCCAACGCGCTGCCGCAGCGCGCGGGGGCGAACATCAATTGCCGCATCTTCCCCGGCCACAGCATCGAATCGATCAAGGCCGAGCTGGAAAAGGTGATCGGCGATCCCGGGGTCGCCGTCACCCAGCTACCGCCCAAGCGCCCCGCGCCGCCGGCACCGCCGCTCGACCCGAAGATCATCGGCCCGATGGAAAAGCTCGTCGCCCAATATTGGCCGGGGCTGAAGGTTATCCCGTCGATGGCCAACGGCTATACCGACGCGACCTTCCTCGGTGCGGTCGGCATTCCGACCTATGGCATCCCGGGAATCTGGGGCGACCCCGACGGCAACGGCGTCCACGGTCTCAACGAACGCGTCGAGGTGAAAGCGGTCTATGTCGGGCGCGATTATATGTTCGACCTTGTGAAGGCCTACGCCGATAAGCCTTGA
- a CDS encoding TonB-dependent receptor, which translates to MTKAQFFAITSSMAAIVAATPASAQDSGAASADNEIVVTANKREENLFDVPSSVSAVSDQFIDRIRANNLSDIGAYVPGLNVQPSGGDSNRLIVRGLSTGSQDLSPTVGVYVDDAPFGASTGLALGAVFSPDLDPSDLARVEVLRGPQGTLYGANTLGGLVKFVTKAPDLSNFSGHASIDLSTTRQQGADDPFRTVLRGGVNLPIVQDVAALRVSGFYDTTNGTLTDVRTGRDSLGGNSRKGVRAKLLVEPADNLSITLSGAYARNNSPRTLSLTADAQTLEPTYGDYADYAYSDSYSRSRYYVLQGNIRYEFANGISLSSTTSYSDFKVDLQSDLTTVFQPAFRASPSTAAIAPFLQFSGPVRPVVKRTTQELRLASPSSGSFEWLVGFFYDDQDSNYLSGINSTFNFGATPPPPLAPIVGLLADYQTVTTINHYKEYSGFANAKLSITPTIDLGAGVRYSHNKQAYTSARTGFLVLVGALPASGGGTSSDDVWTASFDASWHFAADSMLYARAARGYRPGGPTATGTSFDPDTTWNYEAGVKSSMMDGKLRTSLAGFFVDWDNIQVNFFNGTNTVIGNAGSARSMGAEFEGSYSPVDGLTLGANLTYTDTKITSLLAGQTTGAAFGDELPYVSQWAGALRADYYFPVAGTAGGNLGASLRYRSAFDGSFPGDAGSTFYRLPETAFVDLRAGIELNEGFSVNLQVLNVTDSRKLTSASRVLGTSEANADLFGQPASVAYAPGRTFTISLAGKF; encoded by the coding sequence ATGACCAAAGCACAATTTTTCGCCATCACGTCGAGCATGGCAGCCATCGTCGCCGCGACGCCGGCGAGCGCGCAGGACAGCGGTGCGGCAAGCGCCGACAACGAGATCGTTGTCACCGCCAACAAGCGCGAGGAAAATCTGTTCGACGTCCCCTCTTCGGTGAGCGCCGTCAGCGACCAGTTCATCGACCGCATCCGCGCGAACAATCTCTCCGACATCGGCGCCTATGTCCCCGGCCTCAACGTCCAGCCGAGCGGCGGTGACAGCAATCGCCTGATCGTCCGCGGCCTCAGCACCGGTTCGCAGGATTTGAGCCCCACGGTCGGGGTCTATGTCGACGATGCTCCGTTCGGCGCGAGCACCGGCCTTGCGCTCGGCGCGGTGTTCAGTCCCGATCTCGACCCGTCCGACCTTGCGCGGGTCGAAGTGCTGCGCGGCCCGCAGGGCACGCTGTATGGCGCGAACACGCTCGGCGGTCTCGTGAAGTTCGTCACCAAGGCGCCCGACCTGTCGAATTTCAGCGGTCATGCCAGCATCGACCTGTCGACGACGCGGCAGCAGGGCGCCGACGATCCCTTTCGCACCGTGCTGCGCGGCGGTGTGAACCTGCCGATCGTCCAGGATGTCGCGGCGCTGCGGGTGAGCGGTTTTTACGACACGACAAACGGGACGCTCACCGACGTGCGCACCGGCCGCGATTCGCTCGGCGGCAACAGCCGCAAGGGGGTACGGGCAAAATTGCTCGTCGAGCCGGCGGACAATCTGTCGATCACCCTGAGCGGCGCCTATGCACGCAACAATTCGCCCCGCACCCTGTCCTTGACGGCCGACGCGCAGACGCTCGAACCGACATACGGTGACTATGCCGATTACGCCTATTCGGACAGCTATTCGCGGTCACGTTATTATGTCCTCCAAGGCAATATCCGCTATGAGTTCGCAAACGGCATCTCGCTGAGTTCGACGACGAGCTATTCCGATTTCAAGGTCGATCTCCAGTCGGATCTTACGACCGTTTTCCAGCCCGCATTCAGGGCATCGCCGTCGACCGCGGCCATCGCGCCCTTCCTGCAATTCTCCGGTCCGGTGCGCCCGGTCGTGAAACGCACGACGCAGGAATTGCGGCTTGCCTCGCCGTCCTCGGGCAGCTTCGAATGGCTCGTCGGCTTCTTTTACGACGACCAGGACAGCAATTATCTGAGCGGGATCAATTCGACCTTCAACTTCGGCGCGACACCGCCGCCGCCGCTGGCCCCGATCGTCGGGCTGCTTGCCGATTACCAGACGGTGACGACGATCAACCACTATAAGGAATATTCGGGCTTCGCGAACGCGAAGCTGTCGATCACCCCGACGATCGATCTGGGCGCCGGGGTCCGCTACAGCCATAACAAGCAGGCCTATACGAGCGCCCGCACCGGCTTCCTCGTGCTCGTCGGCGCGCTGCCGGCGTCGGGCGGCGGGACATCCTCCGACGATGTGTGGACGGCGTCGTTCGACGCGAGCTGGCATTTCGCCGCCGACAGCATGCTCTATGCCCGCGCTGCACGCGGTTACCGCCCCGGCGGCCCGACCGCGACGGGAACGAGCTTCGACCCCGACACCACCTGGAACTATGAAGCAGGCGTCAAATCGTCGATGATGGACGGCAAATTGCGCACCAGCCTTGCCGGCTTTTTTGTCGACTGGGACAATATCCAGGTCAATTTCTTCAACGGCACCAACACGGTCATCGGCAACGCCGGCAGCGCGCGCAGCATGGGGGCGGAATTCGAGGGCAGCTATTCGCCGGTCGACGGACTGACGCTGGGCGCCAACCTCACCTATACCGACACCAAGATCACGTCGCTGCTCGCCGGTCAGACGACCGGTGCCGCGTTCGGCGACGAATTGCCCTATGTGTCCCAATGGGCGGGTGCGCTGCGCGCCGACTATTATTTCCCGGTTGCAGGCACCGCGGGCGGCAATCTGGGTGCCAGCCTCCGCTATCGGAGCGCTTTCGACGGAAGCTTCCCGGGCGATGCGGGCTCGACCTTCTATCGCCTTCCCGAAACGGCGTTCGTCGACTTGCGCGCCGGGATCGAGCTGAACGAGGGTTTCTCGGTCAACCTGCAGGTCCTCAACGTGACCGACTCGCGCAAGCTGACCAGCGCGTCGCGGGTATTGGGGACGAGCGAAGCGAACGCCGACCTGTTCGGCCAGCCCGCATCGGTCGCCTATGCGCCGGGCCGGACCTTCACTATCTCGCTCGCCGGGAAATTCTGA
- a CDS encoding GFA family protein has translation MERDASCHCGKLQLRCTGEPSKVSLCHCRDCQRRTGSLFSVAAFFPREAVGVAAGEARTFRRPSASGFNVSFHFCPECGSTLWWEPERMPHLVGVAAGSFADPDFPMPAQAVWAEDRHRWLELPPEMPAHARNPVKTATPE, from the coding sequence ATGGAACGAGACGCCTCCTGCCACTGCGGCAAACTGCAGCTTCGATGCACCGGCGAGCCGTCGAAAGTCTCGCTCTGCCATTGCCGCGATTGCCAGCGGCGTACCGGCTCGCTGTTCAGCGTCGCCGCCTTTTTCCCGCGCGAAGCGGTCGGCGTCGCGGCGGGCGAGGCCAGGACCTTCCGACGCCCGTCGGCGAGCGGGTTCAATGTTTCCTTCCACTTCTGCCCCGAATGCGGTTCGACTTTGTGGTGGGAACCCGAACGCATGCCGCATCTCGTCGGCGTCGCTGCAGGCAGCTTCGCCGACCCGGATTTCCCGATGCCGGCGCAAGCGGTGTGGGCCGAGGACAGGCATCGCTGGCTGGAACTGCCGCCCGAAATGCCCGCCCATGCCCGCAACCCGGTCAAGACGGCGACACCCGAATGA
- a CDS encoding ABC-F family ATP-binding cassette domain-containing protein — protein MSMPSITVSRLSWSTPDGRAVLSDLDLQFQPERVGIVGRNGVGKSTLLRLLTGELAPSAGHIAIDGSVAMLRQTVQVAADEQVADLFGARAGLALLRKAEAGRVSADEIADADWTLEARLDEALANVGLPVAPDTPLASLSGGQRTRAALAGAMFAGPDFLLLDEPTNNLDREGRDAVRALLAGWRGGALVVSHDRELLEGMDAIIELTTLGGARYGGGWSDYRARKDIEAAAAEAELAGAEKELGRVRRQAQVTAERQARRDAGGRRKAARGDEPAILLGTLKRRAEESVGANRRLAERQRGEAEEQLSAARAKVEVVDPLSVGLPSTGLPSSRTVLSLDHVSAGYVAGRPVIDDVSLTIAGPERVAITGPNGSGKSTLLALVAGTLAPWSGRVHVPVPFALFDQRVSLLDPALSIADNFLARNPGTTNNACRAALARFRFRADAADRIAGTLSGGQMLRAGLACVLGAPVPPQLLVLDEPANHLDLDSLTAVETGLAAYDGALLVVSHDAAFLDAIGITREVMMPHGRD, from the coding sequence ATGTCCATGCCATCGATCACCGTTTCCCGTCTCAGCTGGTCCACGCCTGACGGCCGCGCCGTCCTTTCGGACCTCGACCTCCAGTTCCAGCCCGAACGCGTCGGCATCGTCGGCCGCAACGGCGTCGGCAAATCGACGCTGCTGCGCCTGCTGACCGGCGAACTCGCGCCGTCCGCCGGCCATATCGCGATTGACGGCAGCGTGGCGATGCTGCGCCAGACGGTACAGGTCGCGGCGGACGAGCAGGTGGCCGACCTGTTCGGCGCGCGCGCCGGGCTTGCCCTGCTGCGCAAGGCCGAGGCGGGCAGGGTGAGCGCCGACGAGATCGCCGACGCCGACTGGACACTCGAGGCGCGGCTCGACGAAGCGCTGGCGAATGTCGGCCTGCCCGTCGCGCCCGACACGCCGCTGGCGTCGCTGTCGGGCGGCCAGCGCACCCGCGCCGCGCTCGCAGGGGCGATGTTCGCGGGTCCCGATTTCCTGCTCCTCGACGAACCGACCAACAATCTCGATCGCGAGGGCCGCGATGCGGTGCGGGCGCTGCTCGCCGGCTGGCGCGGCGGCGCGCTCGTCGTCAGCCATGATCGCGAGCTGCTCGAGGGCATGGACGCGATCATAGAGCTCACGACGCTTGGCGGCGCGCGCTACGGCGGCGGCTGGAGCGACTATCGCGCGCGCAAGGATATCGAGGCTGCGGCCGCCGAGGCTGAACTGGCCGGCGCCGAAAAGGAACTCGGCCGGGTCCGGCGCCAGGCGCAGGTCACCGCCGAACGGCAGGCGCGCCGCGATGCCGGCGGGCGGCGCAAGGCGGCGCGCGGCGACGAGCCCGCGATCCTGCTCGGCACGCTGAAGCGCCGCGCCGAGGAAAGCGTCGGCGCCAACCGCCGCCTCGCCGAACGCCAGCGCGGCGAGGCCGAGGAACAGCTTTCGGCCGCGCGCGCGAAGGTCGAGGTTGTCGACCCGCTGTCGGTCGGCCTGCCCTCGACCGGGCTGCCCTCGTCGCGCACCGTGCTGTCGCTCGACCATGTCAGCGCGGGCTATGTCGCGGGGCGTCCGGTCATCGACGACGTGTCGCTGACCATCGCCGGCCCCGAACGCGTCGCGATCACCGGCCCGAACGGATCGGGCAAGTCGACTTTGCTGGCGCTGGTCGCCGGAACGCTCGCGCCGTGGAGCGGCCGCGTCCATGTGCCCGTGCCCTTCGCGCTGTTCGACCAGCGCGTCAGCCTGCTCGACCCGGCGCTGTCGATCGCCGACAATTTCCTCGCTCGCAATCCGGGGACGACGAACAATGCGTGCCGCGCCGCGCTGGCGCGTTTCCGCTTTCGTGCCGATGCCGCCGACCGCATCGCGGGGACATTGAGCGGGGGCCAGATGCTGCGCGCCGGGCTCGCCTGCGTCCTCGGCGCGCCGGTGCCGCCGCAACTGCTGGTCCTCGACGAGCCCGCGAACCATCTCGATCTCGATTCGCTGACGGCGGTCGAGACGGGGCTCGCCGCCTATGACGGCGCGCTGCTCGTCGTCAGTCACGACGCCGCCTTCCTCGATGCGATCGGAATCACGCGCGAGGTGATGATGCCGCACGGCCGCGATTAA